The following are encoded together in the Macadamia integrifolia cultivar HAES 741 chromosome 10, SCU_Mint_v3, whole genome shotgun sequence genome:
- the LOC122091810 gene encoding chalcone synthase-like has translation MGSVGEIYEAHHSKGPATVLAIGTANPSNCMYQPEFPDFYFRSTKSEHMTELKDKFKRICDRSTIIKRHLYMTEDIIAENPDFYNPTAPSLDARQDIMVVELPKLAKEAALKAIEEWGQPKSKITHVVFTTISGVDAPGADFQLIKLLGLSPTVRRVMMYHLGCYGGGSVLRVAKDLAENNKGARVLVVCSELNSVSGFKGPTATDFHTLLGQAIFADGAAALIVGADPDTSVERPLFQLFSASTRILPDSDDMVEGHLRQAGLSISLSKDVAKTIAGNIGKCLEEAFNKVGISDWNSIFWISHPGGPAILDLIEKTLGLKEEKLKASRKVLSEFGNMSSPTVMFILDEMRNKSMKEGETTTGEGFDWGVLLGFGPGLTVETIVLRSIGTV, from the exons ATGGGTTCAGTTGGAGAAATCTATGAAGCGCACCATTCGAAAGGTCCAGCCACAGTTCTGGCCATCGGCACAGCAAATCCATCTAACTGTATGTATCAGCCTGAGTTCCCTGATTTTTACTTCAGATCCACTAAGAGTGAGCATATGACTGAATTGAAAGACAAGTTCAAGCGTATCT GTGACAGATCAACAATCATAAAACGCCATCTCTACATGACTGAGGATATTATCGCGGAGAACCCAGACTTCTACAACCCTACGGCTCCATCACTTGATGCACGCCAAGATATTATGGTTGTTGAGCTTCCCAAGTTGGCTAAAGAAGCAGCGTTGAAAGCCATCGAAGAATGGGGGCAGCCCAAATCAAAGATCACCCATGTTGTATTCACTACCATTTCTGGTGTTGATGCACCTGGTGCCGACTTCCAACTCATCAAGCTCCTTGGCCTTTCACCCACCGTTAGACGTGTCATGATGTATCATCTAGGCTGCTACGGTGGTGGCAGTGTCCTCCGTGTTGCAAAGGACCTTGCTGAGAATAATAAGGGTGCTCGTGTTCTAGTTGTTTGCTCAGAGTTAAACTCAGTTAGTGGCTTCAAGGGACCTACTGCGACCGACTTCCACACTCTACTCGGGCAGGCAATCTTTGCGGATGGCGCTGCAGCTTTAATAGTTGGTGCAGACCCTGATACATCAGTTGAGCGTCCATTATTCCAACTCTTCTCGGCAAGTACTCGAATTCTCCCAGACTCAGATGATATGGTTGAAGGCCACTTGCGTCAAGCAGGTCTTTCAATCAGCTTATCCAAAGATGTAGCCAAAACTATCGCTGGGAACATCGGAAAGTGCTTGGAGGAAGCATTCAACAAAGTTGGTATTAGTGATTGGAACTCTATTTTTTGGATATCTCACCCTGGTGGCCCAGCAATTTTGGACCTCATTGAAAAAACCCTTGGTTTGAAGGAGGAGAAGCTAAAAGCATCAAGGAAAGTGCTTAGTGAATTTGGTAATATGTCAAGTCCCACTGTGATGTTCATTTTAGATGAGATGAGGAACAAGTCTATGAAGGAAGGGGAAACCACAACTGGAGAAGGATTTGATTGGGGTGTGCTATTAGGGTTTGGACCGGGTTTAACTGTGGAGACAATTGTTTTACGTAGCATCGGTACAGTTTAA
- the LOC122091812 gene encoding chalcone synthase-like, with the protein MGSVGEIYEAHHSQGPATVLAIGTANPSNCVYQPEFPDFYFRSTKSEHMTDLKDKFKRICDRSTIIKRHLYMTEEIIAENPEFYNPIAPTLDARQDIMVVEVPKLAQQAALKAIDEWGQPKSKITHVVFTTISGVDAPGADFQLIKLLGLSPTVKRVMMYHLGCYGGGSVLRVAKDLVENNKGARVLVVCSELNSVSGFKGPTATDFHTLLGQAIFADGAAALIVGADPDTSVERPLFQLFSAGTQILPDSDDMVEGHLRQSGLSISLSKDVAKTIAGNIGKCMEEAFSKVGISDWNSIFWVCHPGGPAILDLIAGTLGLKEEKLKASRKVLSEFGNMSSPTVMFILDEMRNKSKKEGKVTTGEGFDWGVLLGFGPGLTVETLILRSIDTV; encoded by the exons ATGGGTTCTGTTGGAGAAATCTATGAAGCACACCACTCTCAAGGTCCAGCCACAGTTCTGGCAATCGGTACAGCAAATCCATCAAACTGTGTGTATCAGCCAGAGTTCCCAGATTTCTACTTCAGATCCACAAAGAGTGAACATATGACTGACTTGAAGGACAAGTTCAAGCGTATCT GTGATAGATCAACAATCATAAAACGTCATCTCTACATGACAGAAGAAATTATCGCGGAAAACCCTGAATTCTACAACCCTATTGCTCCCACACTTGATGCACGCCAAGATATTATGGTTGTCGAGGTTCCTAAGTTGGCTCAACAAGCAGCCTTAAAAGCCATCGATGAATGGGGGCAGCCCAAATCAAAGATCACCCATGTTGTATTCACTACCATTTCTGGTGTTGATGCACCTGGTGCCGATTTCCAACTCATCAAACTCCTTGGCCTGTCACCCACCGTCAAACGTGTGATGATGTATCATCTAGGTTGCTACGGTGGTGGCAGTGTCCTTCGTGTTGCCAAAGACCTTGTTGAGAACAATAAAGGTGCGCGTGTCCTTGTTGTTTGCTCGGAGTTGAACTCAGTTAGTGGCTTCAAGGGACCTACCGCGACCGACTTCCACACCCTACTTGGGCAGGCAATCTTTGCAGATGGTGCTGCAGCTTTAATAGTTGGTGCTGACCCTGACACTTCAGTTGAACGCCCACTATTCCAACTATTCTCAGCTGGTACACAAATTCTCCCAGACTCAGATGATATGGTTGAAGGTCACTTGCGTCAATCAGGTCTTTCAATCAGCTTATCCAAGGATGTGGCCAAAACTATTGCTGGGAACATCGGGAAATGCATGGAGGAAGCATTCAGCAAGGTTGGTATTAGTGATTGGAACTCCATTTTTTGGGTGTGTCACCCTGGTGGCCCGGCAATTTTGGACCTTATTGCAGGGACCCTTGGTTTGAAGGAGGAGAAACTAAAAGCATCAAGGAAAGTGTTGAGCGAATTTGGTAATATGTCGAGCCCAACTGTGATGTTTATTTTGGATGAAATGAGGAACAAGTCTAAGAAGGAAGGGAAAGTTACAACTGGAGAAGGGTTTGATTGGGGTGTACTATTAGGGTTTGGACCAGGTCTAACTGTGGAAACACTTATCTTGCGTAGCATTGATACAGTTTAA
- the LOC122091809 gene encoding chalcone synthase 2-like produces the protein MGSVGEIYDAHHSQGPATVLAIGTANPSNCMYQPEFPDFYFRSTKSEHMIELKDKFKRICDRSTIIKRHLYMTEDIIAENPDFYNPTAPSLDARQDIMVVELPKLAKEAALKAINEWGQPKSKITHVVFTTISGVDAPGADFQLIKLLGLSPTVRRVMMYHLGCYGGGSVLRVAKDLAENNKGARVLVVCSELNSVSGFKGPTTTDFHTLLGQAIFADGAAALIVGADPDTSVERPLFQLFSTGTRILPDSDDMVEGHLRQAGLSISLSKDVAKTIAGNIGKCLEEAFSKVGISDWNSIFWISHPGGPAILDLIEKTLGLKEEKLKASRKVLSEFGNMSSPTVMFILDEMRNKSKKEGKTTTGEGFDWGVLLGFGPGLTVETIVLRSIDTV, from the exons ATGGGTTCAGTTGGAGAAATCTATGATGCACACCACTCTCAAGGTCCAGCCACAGTTCTGGCTATCGGTACAGCAAACCCATCTAACTGTATGTATCAGCCTGAGTTCCCTGATTTCTACTTCAGATCCACTAAGAGTGAGCATATGATTGAATTGAAAGACAAGTTCAAGCGTATCT GTGACAGATCAACAATCATAAAACGTCATCTCTATATGACTGAGGATATTATCGCGGAGAACCCAGACTTCTACAACCCTACCGCTCCATCACTTGATGCACGCCAAGATATTATGGTTGTTGAGCTTCCCAAGTTGGCTAAAGAAGCAGCGTTGAAAGCCATCAATGAATGGGGGCAGCCCAAATCAAAGATCACCCATGTTGTATTCACTACCATTTCTGGTGTTGATGCACCTGGTGCCGACTTCCAACTCATCAAGCTCCTTGGCCTTTCACCAACCGTCAGACGTGTCATGATGTATCATCTAGGCTGCTACGGTGGTGGCAGCGTCCTCCGTGTTGCCAAAGATCTTGCTGAGAATAACAAAGGTGCTCGTGTCCTAGTTGTTTGCTCGGAGTTGAACTCTGTAAGTGGCTTCAAGGGACCTACCACGACGGACTTCCACACCCTACTTGGGCAAGCAATATTCGCAGATGGCGCTGCAGCTTTAATAGTTGGTGCAGACCCTGACACATCAGTTGAGCGTCCATTGTTTCAACTCTTTTCGACAGGTACTCGAATTCTCCCAGACTCAGATGATATGGTTGAAGGCCACTTGCGTCAAGCAGGTCTTTCAATCAGCTTATCCAAGGATGTAGCCAAAACTATAGCTGGGAACATCGGAAAGTGCTTGGAGGAAGCATTCAGCAAAGTTGGTATTAGTGATTGGAACTCCATTTTTTGGATATCTCACCCTGGTGGCCCAGCAATTTTGGACCTCATTGAAAAAACCCTTGGTTTGAAGGAGGAGAAGCTGAAAGCATCAAGGAAAGTGCTGAGCGAATTTGGTAATATGTCAAGTCCCACTGTGATGTTCATTTTAGATGAGATGAGGAACAAGTCTAAGAAGGAAGGGAAAACCACAACTGGAGAAGGATTTGATTGGGGTGTGCTATTAGGGTTTGGACCGGGTTTAACTGTGGAGACAATTGTTTTGCGTAGCATCGATACAGTTTAA
- the LOC122091811 gene encoding chalcone synthase-like — protein sequence MGSVGEIYEAHCSKGPATVLAIGTANPTNCVYQPEFPDFYFRSTKSEHMTELKGKFKRICDRSTIIKRHLYMTEDIIAENPDFYNPMAPTLDARQDIMVVEVPKLAQQAALKAIDEWGQPKSKITHVVFTTISGVDAPGADFQLIKLLGLSPTVKRVMMYHLGCYGGGSVLRVAKDLAENNKDARVLVVCSELNSVSGFKGPTATDFHTLLGQAIFADGAAALIVGADPDTSIERPLFQLFSASTRILPDSDDMVEGHLRQSGLSISLSKDVAKTISGNIGKCLEEALSNIGINDLNSIFWVSHPGGPAILDLIEVTLGLKEEKLKASRKVLSEFGNMSSPTVMFILDEMRNKSKKEGKTTTGEGFDWGVLLGFGPGLTVETIVLRSIATV from the exons ATGGGTTCAGTTGGAGAAATCTATGAAGCCCACTGCTCCAAAGGTCCGGCCACAGTTCTGGCCATCGGCACAGCAAATCCTACCAACTGTGTCTATCAGCCTGAGTTCCCTGATTTCTATTTCAGATCCACAAAGAGTGAGCATATGACCGAATTGAAGGGCAAGTTCAAGCGAATCT GTGACAGATCAACAATCATAAAACGTCATCTCTACATGACTGAGGATATTATCGCGGAGAACCCTGACTTCTACAACCCTATGGCTCCAACACTTGATGCACGCCAAGATATCATGGTTGTCGAGGTTCCCAAGTTGGCTCAACAAGCAGCCTTGAAAGCCATCGACGAATGGGGGCAGCCCAAATCAAAGATCACCCATGTTGTATTCACTACCATTTCTGGTGTTGATGCACCTGGTGCCGACTTCCAACTCATCAAGCTCCTTGGCCTTTCACCCACTGTCAAACGTGTGATGATGTATCATCTAGGTTGCTACGGTGGTGGTAGTGTCCTCCGTGTTGCCAAAGACCTTGCTGAGAACAACAAAGATGCTCGTGTCCTTGTTGTTTGCTCGGAGTTAAACTCGGTTAGTGGTTTCAAGGGACCTACTGCGACTGACTTCCACACCCTACTTGGGCAGGCAATCTTTGCAGATGGCGCTGCAGCTTTAATAGTTGGTGCAGACCCTGACACATCTATTGAGCGCCCATTGTTCCAACTATTCTCAGCAAGTACACGAATTCTCCCAGACTCAGATGATATGGTTGAAGGCCACTTGCGTCAATCTGGTCTTTCAATTAGCTTATCCAAGGATGTGGCCAAAACTATTTCTGGAAACATCGGAAAATGCTTGGAGGAAGCACTTAGCAATATTGGTATTAATGATTTGAACTCTATTTTTTGGGTATCTCACCCTGGTGGCCCAGCCATTTTAGACCTGATTGAAGTAACTCTTGGTTTGAAAGAGGAGAAACTGAAAGCATCAAGGAAGGTGTTAAGCGAATTTGGTAATATGTCAAGCCCCACTGTGATGTTTATTTTGGATGAAATGAGGAACAAGTctaagaaggaaggaaaaaccACAACTGGAGAAGGATTTGATTGGGGTGTGCTTTTAGGGTTTGGACCAGGTCTAACTGTGGAGACAATTGTCTTACGCAGTATTGCTACAGTTTAA